Proteins found in one Bacillota bacterium genomic segment:
- a CDS encoding PucR family transcriptional regulator ligand-binding domain-containing protein, translated as MIESVGVLEAPDSVNWVRGGELLLTIGYFLERSSEQGLIELLQTAVARNAAALAIKLGRYVDGLSPVVIATAENLALPLIEVPFEFAWWDMIGPVLRHLFGRQAGVLEHSRQVNECLANSL; from the coding sequence GTGATCGAATCGGTGGGCGTGCTGGAGGCACCGGATTCGGTGAACTGGGTGCGCGGCGGGGAATTGCTGCTGACCATAGGGTATTTTCTGGAACGTTCCTCCGAACAGGGCCTCATCGAACTGCTCCAAACGGCGGTTGCCAGGAACGCAGCGGCGCTGGCCATCAAACTGGGACGTTACGTAGATGGACTCAGCCCTGTTGTGATCGCCACAGCGGAAAACCTGGCGCTGCCTCTGATTGAAGTCCCGTTCGAATTCGCGTGGTGGGATATGATCGGACCCGTCTTGCGCCACCTTTTCGGCCGTCAAGCCGGCGTCCTGGAACACTCACGCCAGGTAAACGAATGCCTCGCTAACTCGCTCG